From the Lentimicrobium sp. L6 genome, one window contains:
- a CDS encoding PAS domain S-box protein yields the protein MKKSISRKIILMMVSFLFSILLLMTINNLIVNAKAKDERIIFNEQQHINLIKILQNKLNELHQISYRLNRLEDIRLFTKQEKEIKSLLADIDLLTDVLISGGEYENNIKINIYNQDLFTDKIIYQAFNKEFSSEIVELSPRLSMINDLSNHLVIVMKEYYESENEQQYREVNSHYKQLESLISRAIETANRAYLQVQERKTQLHQNMDNRIQRYNLYRYLFLFLMVIAIIILITQMLKQIYHLIDRHEQSKKDLEENNQTIQKILDALPVGIALANRKQEIQQINKTALKWMNDANEADYINEHCGNVFCLDDEEKCPITSNDLAVHDIELGLKGKDGKVSTVVKSAIPIRLHNQDMILEAFMDISKQKSVEQELLEQKQFNDAVLNSALVGIIVIDAISHNILSVNDKAKEMIGTDNAHIIGSVCNHFICPTDKGSCPISDFDEQIHNQRKTLITADKKEKQILKSVKKAVINGRDVYVESFIDISERTKAEQELKKLSMVVQESPNSIVITKTNGEIEYVNPAFELVTGYSSEEVIGQNPRILNARNEENKIDYKEMWKTIENGQVWRGEFCNKKKNGNVFWELASISPVKNSKGIITHYIAIKDDITNRKKSESQLTIAKENADKANKAKSFFLAKMSHEIRTPMNGIMGMTDIIMQGTEDADLQEKLKVISVSAENLLTIINEILDFSKIEAGQVELEKIPFNLKKMLTEVEELLMIKAKAKQLYLKTRISDQLPTSVLGDPTRVKQIIINLVNNAINFTEEGGITIFLEKKRQNLKSPNFTLGINVIDTGIGISEEGKKKLFMAFSQTDSSTTRTHGGTGLGLLISKDLSQLFGGNIGVDSQFGEGSTFWVEIPTQEAHQDLQDTHSSKNNDFIIKDNLNILLAEDNKINQKIAIINLEKLGHQVEIANNGREALELFKENHYDLVLMDIQMPEMSGLEATGLIRVHEIRSKKIRKTPIIALTANALKTDKDKYIAAGMNDYLSKPFKLQDLIRVLSESY from the coding sequence ATGAAAAAATCAATTTCAAGAAAAATTATTTTGATGATGGTGAGTTTCTTGTTTTCCATCCTCCTTTTAATGACCATTAATAATCTGATAGTAAACGCTAAAGCCAAAGATGAGAGAATCATCTTCAATGAACAGCAACATATCAACCTTATTAAAATATTACAGAATAAACTGAACGAGTTACATCAGATATCTTATCGATTAAACCGCTTGGAAGACATTCGCTTATTCACTAAACAAGAAAAGGAAATCAAAAGCCTTTTAGCAGATATTGATCTATTAACTGATGTTTTAATATCTGGTGGTGAATATGAGAATAATATAAAAATCAACATTTATAATCAAGACCTATTTACCGATAAAATAATATATCAGGCCTTTAATAAAGAATTTAGCAGCGAGATTGTAGAATTATCTCCTAGATTAAGTATGATAAATGATCTTTCAAATCATTTGGTTATCGTTATGAAGGAGTATTATGAATCAGAAAATGAGCAACAATACCGAGAAGTAAATTCTCATTACAAACAACTGGAGAGTTTAATTAGCAGAGCAATAGAAACAGCCAATAGAGCTTATCTTCAGGTTCAAGAAAGAAAAACTCAACTCCATCAAAACATGGACAATAGAATTCAGAGATATAATTTATATCGCTATCTGTTTTTGTTTTTGATGGTTATAGCTATAATTATTCTAATCACACAAATGCTCAAACAAATCTATCATTTGATTGACAGACATGAGCAATCGAAGAAAGACCTAGAAGAAAACAATCAAACCATTCAGAAAATTTTAGATGCACTGCCAGTAGGAATAGCTTTAGCCAACCGCAAACAAGAGATTCAGCAAATCAACAAAACCGCATTAAAATGGATGAATGATGCCAATGAGGCTGACTATATAAACGAACACTGTGGCAATGTCTTTTGCCTAGATGATGAGGAGAAATGCCCCATTACTTCTAATGATTTGGCTGTACATGATATTGAATTGGGATTAAAAGGCAAAGATGGAAAAGTAAGTACCGTTGTTAAAAGTGCCATTCCCATTAGGCTCCACAATCAGGATATGATTTTGGAAGCATTTATGGATATCAGCAAACAAAAAAGTGTTGAACAAGAGCTACTAGAGCAAAAACAATTTAATGATGCCGTTTTAAACTCTGCTTTAGTTGGGATTATTGTTATAGATGCTATTAGCCACAATATACTAAGCGTTAATGATAAAGCAAAAGAGATGATCGGTACAGATAATGCTCATATTATTGGTAGTGTGTGTAATCATTTCATCTGCCCTACCGACAAAGGCAGCTGTCCTATTTCGGATTTTGACGAACAAATACACAATCAACGAAAAACACTAATCACTGCTGATAAGAAAGAAAAACAGATTCTTAAAAGCGTAAAAAAAGCGGTAATAAATGGTCGTGATGTATATGTAGAAAGCTTTATAGATATTTCTGAAAGAACAAAAGCGGAACAAGAATTAAAAAAATTGAGTATGGTGGTTCAGGAATCTCCAAATTCCATTGTTATTACCAAAACCAATGGAGAAATAGAATATGTAAATCCTGCTTTTGAATTAGTAACAGGATATAGTTCGGAGGAGGTTATTGGCCAAAATCCTAGAATTTTAAATGCCAGAAATGAGGAAAACAAAATCGACTATAAGGAGATGTGGAAAACCATAGAAAATGGTCAAGTTTGGCGAGGTGAGTTCTGTAATAAAAAGAAGAATGGAAATGTCTTTTGGGAATTGGCCAGCATTTCTCCAGTAAAAAACTCCAAAGGAATCATCACCCACTATATTGCCATTAAAGATGATATCACCAACAGAAAAAAATCTGAATCACAATTAACCATAGCTAAAGAAAATGCAGACAAGGCCAATAAAGCCAAGAGCTTCTTCCTTGCAAAAATGAGTCACGAAATCAGAACTCCAATGAATGGGATTATGGGAATGACTGATATTATCATGCAAGGAACAGAAGATGCTGACCTTCAAGAAAAACTAAAAGTCATTAGTGTTTCAGCTGAAAACCTATTAACCATTATCAATGAAATTCTTGACTTTAGTAAAATAGAAGCTGGACAAGTTGAATTAGAGAAGATTCCTTTTAACTTAAAGAAAATGCTTACCGAGGTTGAGGAATTACTGATGATTAAAGCAAAAGCGAAGCAATTATATCTAAAGACCAGAATCTCCGATCAACTCCCTACATCTGTTCTTGGCGACCCTACCAGAGTGAAACAAATCATTATCAATTTGGTAAACAATGCCATCAACTTTACTGAGGAAGGTGGTATAACCATATTCCTAGAAAAGAAAAGACAAAATTTAAAATCTCCTAATTTTACGCTAGGAATCAATGTAATAGATACTGGCATTGGGATTTCAGAGGAAGGTAAGAAAAAGCTCTTCATGGCCTTTTCTCAAACCGATAGTTCAACAACCCGAACCCACGGAGGAACCGGATTAGGCTTATTAATTAGCAAAGATTTGAGTCAACTGTTTGGTGGAAATATAGGAGTTGATAGTCAATTTGGCGAAGGAAGTACCTTCTGGGTAGAAATACCAACTCAGGAGGCTCATCAAGACCTTCAAGATACCCACTCCAGCAAAAATAATGACTTCATTATTAAGGATAATTTGAATATTCTACTTGCCGAAGACAATAAAATCAATCAAAAAATAGCCATCATCAATCTTGAAAAACTGGGCCATCAAGTAGAAATTGCCAATAATGGTAGAGAAGCATTAGAGCTATTTAAGGAAAATCATTACGATTTGGTTTTAATGGATATTCAAATGCCAGAAATGAGTGGCTTAGAAGCAACAGGTTTGATTAGGGTTCATGAAATAAGATCTAAGAAAATAAGGAAAACACCAATCATTGCATTAACAGCAAATGCCTTAAAAACCGATAAAGACAAATATATTGCCGCCGGAATGAATGATTACTTAAGTAAGCCATTTAAGCTTCAGGATTTGATTCGTGTTTTATCTGAATCTTATTAG
- the modA gene encoding molybdate ABC transporter substrate-binding protein, giving the protein MGKKYILFLGLIVLHFIFTSCKVNQQEEKKELLIYCGITMIRPMTEIKQIIEKQENCHIEISKGGSGNLLNAIEQNGVGDLYLPGSESYIYTAFKKGIITDTAKVGHNKLAVIVQKGNPLNIKAEIQSLTSKDYYVVIGNPSSGSVGKATKKLLVSEGVFEEVEQNAIRFTTDSKDLSMAIINDEADIVINWYATYTWDRNSDYMDILDIPCLENTKKRLILAQLESSQHPDIAQKIMTYAISPEGQAIFKKHGLN; this is encoded by the coding sequence ATGGGGAAGAAATACATACTATTCCTAGGCCTTATTGTGCTTCATTTTATTTTTACTAGCTGCAAAGTGAATCAGCAAGAAGAAAAGAAAGAACTATTAATATATTGTGGCATAACTATGATTCGTCCGATGACGGAAATAAAACAGATCATCGAAAAACAAGAAAACTGTCATATTGAAATATCAAAGGGAGGCTCTGGTAATTTACTGAATGCCATTGAGCAAAATGGTGTTGGAGACTTGTATTTGCCTGGTTCCGAATCCTATATTTACACGGCATTTAAAAAAGGAATAATAACAGATACGGCCAAAGTTGGTCACAACAAATTAGCCGTCATCGTTCAAAAAGGAAACCCATTAAATATCAAAGCTGAAATTCAAAGCCTCACTTCTAAAGATTATTATGTTGTTATTGGTAATCCAAGTAGCGGAAGCGTGGGAAAAGCAACCAAAAAGCTATTGGTTTCAGAAGGTGTATTTGAAGAAGTGGAACAAAATGCTATTCGGTTTACCACAGACTCAAAAGACTTAAGCATGGCTATTATAAATGATGAAGCCGATATTGTGATAAATTGGTATGCCACCTATACTTGGGATCGAAATAGCGATTATATGGATATATTGGATATTCCATGCCTTGAAAACACAAAAAAGAGATTGATTTTGGCACAATTAGAAAGTAGTCAACATCCTGATATTGCGCAAAAGATTATGACTTATGCAATTTCTCCAGAGGGCCAAGCCATCTTTAAAAAACACGGACTGAATTAA
- a CDS encoding glutaminase, which translates to MNLQEILLQIEQEVQAETSRGIAADYIPALSNIDLNKFGMAVHTVDGQEFKVGQADEFFSIQSIAKVFSLSMAMQQFDEKVWERVGKEPSGTRFNSLVQLEFEEGIPRNPFMNAGALVITDMITQNPGKMKKELLSFVRNLAGNPQVSYDFEVAHSEKEAGYRNVALANFLKSYKNLNNEPKEVLDVYYHQSAIQMSCADLSRAFIFLANKGFSPFCKQEVLSLRQSKRMNSLLLTSGLYDAAGDFAYRVGLPGKSGVGGGIVAIIPGQLVVTVWSPGLNPSGNSKIGLRALELFTTYTGISVF; encoded by the coding sequence ATGAATTTACAAGAAATCCTTCTTCAAATAGAACAAGAAGTGCAAGCAGAAACTTCTAGAGGAATAGCAGCAGACTATATTCCTGCCTTATCTAATATCGACCTAAATAAGTTTGGTATGGCAGTTCATACCGTTGATGGACAAGAATTTAAAGTAGGACAAGCCGATGAGTTTTTTAGCATACAAAGTATAGCCAAAGTATTCAGTTTGAGTATGGCTATGCAGCAGTTCGATGAAAAGGTATGGGAAAGAGTAGGCAAAGAACCATCGGGAACAAGATTCAATTCTTTGGTACAATTAGAATTCGAAGAAGGCATTCCGAGAAATCCATTTATGAATGCCGGAGCTTTGGTGATTACCGATATGATTACACAAAACCCTGGCAAGATGAAAAAGGAACTCCTTTCCTTTGTTAGAAATTTGGCTGGAAATCCTCAAGTTTCCTATGACTTCGAGGTAGCTCATTCAGAAAAAGAAGCAGGATATAGAAATGTGGCTTTAGCCAACTTCCTAAAGAGCTATAAAAACCTGAATAACGAACCTAAAGAGGTTTTAGATGTTTACTACCACCAATCGGCCATTCAAATGTCATGCGCCGATTTAAGCCGAGCATTTATTTTCCTTGCGAACAAAGGATTCTCTCCATTTTGTAAACAAGAAGTATTGAGTCTACGCCAAAGCAAAAGAATGAACTCCCTCCTACTCACTAGCGGGCTCTACGATGCTGCCGGCGATTTTGCCTATCGTGTTGGATTACCGGGCAAAAGCGGTGTGGGTGGAGGCATAGTCGCTATCATCCCAGGTCAATTGGTGGTTACGGTATGGTCTCCGGGTTTAAACCCATCTGGAAATTCCAAGATTGGATTAAGGGCTTTAGAACTGTTTACCACTTATACTGGCATTTCGGTTTTTTAG
- a CDS encoding T9SS type A sorting domain-containing protein, producing MKKVLQITTSIIIILSLSFFSPLKAQNSQIEQETQFNIYPNPVISGQVVKIEVEVDENKIVHYYVFDFAGRMIEESTGHSLGLGEVSLEKEFTIEMKGMYFVKVIMEDVRTNTKKSMVKKLSVN from the coding sequence ATGAAAAAAGTATTACAAATTACCACCAGTATTATTATCATACTCAGCTTAAGCTTTTTTAGTCCTTTAAAAGCTCAAAATTCACAAATAGAACAAGAAACACAATTTAATATATATCCTAACCCTGTGATTAGTGGACAAGTGGTAAAGATAGAAGTAGAGGTAGATGAGAATAAAATCGTTCATTATTATGTGTTCGATTTTGCGGGAAGAATGATAGAGGAGTCCACTGGTCATAGTTTAGGCCTAGGAGAAGTAAGTTTGGAGAAAGAGTTCACCATAGAGATGAAGGGAATGTATTTTGTTAAGGTGATTATGGAAGATGTTAGAACGAATACTAAGAAATCTATGGTGAAAAAGCTCTCCGTTAATTAG
- a CDS encoding S-adenosylmethionine:tRNA ribosyltransferase-isomerase, translated as MQRPSNIQIQEYDYPLESHRIAQYPLEERDASKLLYFNGKIQESQFKTLSSFLPENSLLVFNDTKVVQARLIFAKNTGARIEIFCLEPVEPTREIQDAFQQKSGVVWKCLIGNRKKWKSGELEMPFELTGQKNVLKAEKLKDEREYSYIRLTWTPEELDFATVLEETGKIPLPPYMDRNAEENDKIRYQTIYARNEGSVAAPTAGLHFTDAVMEKLSHKKIETHYVTLHVGAGTFKPVSDEEVGNHIMHTEQILVKKELIESLINKKDQKLIAVGTTSIRTLESLYWIGVKMIHQPNLEEYKISQWEAYELDEHIASLPSVEQSLQAIFDFLILHKLQELRSETQILIGPGYDYQMIDGIITNFHQPKSTLLLLISAYLGEQWKEIYQYAMDNDFRFLSYGDSCLFLYAED; from the coding sequence ATGCAAAGACCCTCAAATATACAAATCCAAGAATACGATTACCCTCTAGAATCACATCGAATTGCACAGTATCCTTTAGAAGAAAGGGATGCTTCTAAGCTATTGTATTTTAATGGGAAAATTCAGGAAAGTCAGTTTAAAACGCTTTCAAGTTTCTTACCAGAAAATAGCCTTTTGGTTTTTAATGATACCAAAGTGGTTCAAGCTCGGTTGATATTTGCAAAAAATACAGGCGCTAGAATCGAAATATTTTGCCTAGAACCAGTGGAACCTACTCGCGAAATTCAAGATGCATTTCAGCAAAAAAGTGGAGTGGTTTGGAAATGCCTTATTGGCAATAGAAAGAAATGGAAAAGCGGTGAACTGGAAATGCCCTTTGAGTTAACTGGTCAAAAGAATGTGCTGAAAGCAGAAAAACTTAAAGACGAAAGAGAATATAGCTATATCCGTTTGACTTGGACACCTGAGGAGCTTGATTTTGCTACTGTATTGGAAGAGACTGGCAAAATTCCATTGCCTCCATATATGGATCGCAATGCCGAAGAGAACGATAAAATTAGATACCAAACCATTTATGCACGTAATGAGGGTTCGGTTGCTGCTCCAACAGCAGGATTGCACTTTACGGATGCGGTAATGGAGAAATTGTCTCATAAAAAAATAGAAACTCATTATGTGACCTTGCATGTGGGTGCTGGAACTTTTAAACCAGTTTCTGATGAGGAAGTGGGCAATCATATCATGCATACTGAGCAAATTTTGGTGAAGAAGGAATTAATTGAATCATTGATTAATAAAAAAGACCAAAAGCTAATAGCAGTAGGAACTACAAGTATTAGAACCTTAGAGAGTTTATATTGGATCGGCGTAAAAATGATTCATCAACCCAATCTAGAAGAATATAAAATCAGTCAATGGGAGGCTTATGAGTTGGACGAGCATATAGCGTCTTTACCCTCGGTAGAGCAATCATTACAAGCTATATTCGACTTTCTAATTCTGCACAAACTCCAGGAGCTGCGCTCCGAAACCCAAATACTCATTGGTCCAGGCTACGACTATCAAATGATTGATGGCATTATTACCAACTTCCACCAGCCAAAAAGCACATTACTCCTCCTCATATCGGCCTATTTGGGAGAGCAATGGAAAGAAATTTACCAATACGCTATGGACAATGATTTCCGCTTTTTAAGTTATGGAGATAGTTGTTTGTTTTTGTATGCTGAAGATTAA
- a CDS encoding riboflavin kinase has product MKIYYGFDEVKHIKNAVVTVGSFDGVHMGHQVIINKLKELARIEEGESVVITFYPHPRKVLYPETTGRDLLMINTRKEKIHLLERAGIDHLIFVEFTREFSNTTSAQFVEDYLIKKLNTKVYVTGQNHHFGKNRDGDIDELSKLGKEHNFQVELIHLQDIQNVDVSSTLIRESIIRGKLNTANLYLTHPYFVIGHLSSGSQLYKRMGYNTFRMDIGDKYKLIPPCGSYKVRINYNGHIDDGIALISTCTNALNESVLDIYTKNMDVHNLPGKDVIIYFLEELNVQDDEKKGSLLNSIMMKDLIRFDSNG; this is encoded by the coding sequence GTGAAAATATATTACGGTTTCGACGAAGTGAAACACATCAAGAATGCAGTGGTAACTGTAGGTTCTTTTGATGGTGTTCACATGGGGCATCAAGTCATTATCAATAAATTAAAGGAATTAGCCAGAATTGAAGAGGGCGAATCGGTGGTGATCACCTTTTATCCTCATCCAAGAAAAGTTCTTTATCCAGAAACTACTGGTAGAGATTTATTGATGATCAATACACGCAAAGAAAAGATTCATCTTTTGGAAAGAGCAGGAATCGATCATCTGATTTTTGTGGAATTCACAAGAGAATTTTCCAATACTACATCGGCACAGTTTGTGGAGGATTATCTCATTAAAAAGCTGAATACTAAAGTATATGTTACTGGTCAAAATCACCATTTTGGTAAAAATAGAGATGGAGATATTGATGAGCTTTCTAAGCTTGGAAAAGAACACAACTTTCAAGTTGAACTGATTCATTTGCAAGATATTCAAAATGTAGATGTAAGCTCCACATTGATTAGAGAGTCTATTATTAGAGGGAAATTGAATACTGCCAACTTGTATTTAACTCATCCTTATTTTGTGATTGGACATCTTTCTTCCGGAAGTCAATTGTATAAACGGATGGGATATAATACATTCCGTATGGATATTGGCGATAAGTATAAATTGATTCCTCCTTGCGGTTCTTATAAAGTGAGAATTAATTATAATGGTCATATTGACGATGGAATTGCTTTGATTAGTACTTGCACCAATGCACTAAACGAAAGTGTTCTAGATATTTATACTAAGAATATGGATGTTCATAACCTTCCAGGTAAAGATGTGATTATATATTTCTTGGAGGAGCTTAATGTTCAAGACGACGAGAAAAAAGGCAGCCTTCTCAATTCCATCATGATGAAGGATTTGATTAGATTCGATAGCAATGGCTGA
- a CDS encoding MBL fold metallo-hydrolase, protein MADAEAMHIEFLGTGTSLGVPMIGCKCHVCKSSDTKDNRMRASLLIKYQGKNVVIDCGPDFRTQLLRAGVDDLESVIITHEHRDHIAGLDDVRSINYILRKSVELRLSEESLKAVKVEFPYIFNPGDYQGAPQIDLVHLDDEPFELNGLKFIPLKVMHRHMKVYGFRIGDFSYITDANYIPDETMAILKGTKIMVLNALRLKKHPSHFSLEEAIEIAQEIGAEKTYFTHLGHLIGKHEYVNPKLPKNMELAYDGLSFSIPYSQN, encoded by the coding sequence ATGGCTGATGCCGAAGCCATGCATATTGAGTTTCTAGGGACTGGAACATCATTGGGAGTTCCTATGATTGGTTGCAAATGTCATGTTTGTAAATCAAGCGATACTAAGGACAATAGAATGCGTGCTTCTTTGTTGATTAAATACCAAGGAAAAAATGTAGTGATTGACTGTGGACCAGATTTCAGGACCCAGTTACTACGTGCTGGTGTTGACGATTTAGAAAGCGTAATTATCACCCACGAACATCGCGATCATATTGCAGGTTTAGACGATGTGAGAAGCATCAATTATATCCTTAGGAAAAGTGTGGAGCTTCGCTTATCGGAGGAGTCTTTAAAAGCAGTAAAAGTTGAGTTTCCCTATATATTTAACCCTGGCGATTATCAAGGTGCTCCCCAAATAGATTTAGTACATTTAGATGATGAGCCTTTTGAGTTAAATGGGTTGAAATTTATTCCATTAAAGGTGATGCATCGCCATATGAAAGTATATGGTTTTAGAATAGGCGATTTTAGTTATATCACCGATGCCAATTATATTCCAGATGAAACCATGGCGATTCTAAAAGGCACCAAAATAATGGTATTAAATGCCTTAAGGTTAAAAAAACACCCGTCACATTTTAGTTTAGAAGAGGCTATAGAAATTGCTCAAGAAATTGGAGCTGAGAAAACCTATTTCACCCACCTCGGCCATTTAATTGGCAAGCATGAGTATGTAAATCCCAAGCTCCCAAAAAATATGGAATTGGCTTATGATGGTTTAAGCTTTTCTATTCCTTATTCTCAAAATTAA
- a CDS encoding cytochrome-c peroxidase translates to MNKFLSLLALISILLISCDKNENQNTEPEEVAVYDTSSYVLNTSYFPKPPIPEDNQLTQQKVELGKMLFYEPMLSKDASQSCADCHLQLDGFSDTRRFSEGVEGLEGKRQAMAIFNMAWHNNSFFWDGRAKTLREQSLMPIQDPLEMNETLENVVAKLEESKVYKDQFIRAFGDDKISSERMGLAMEQFMMTILSMNSKYDQVLLGIATFSESEARGKDLFFTEYDPNGQQKGGECFHCHAGVNFTNNQYMNNGLDTDVDFADDGYFSVTENPADRAKFKVPSLRNIAATGPYMHDGRFETLNQVLEHYNRHVKASTTIDDAMQYNLEPGLQLNEQDIADLKAFLMTLTDETFLNNTEYANPFQN, encoded by the coding sequence ATGAATAAATTTCTAAGTCTATTGGCATTAATTAGCATATTGCTCATTAGTTGCGATAAAAATGAAAACCAAAACACCGAACCTGAGGAGGTCGCTGTTTATGATACAAGTTCTTATGTATTGAATACCAGTTACTTCCCAAAACCACCTATTCCTGAAGACAATCAGCTGACTCAGCAAAAAGTGGAGCTCGGCAAAATGTTGTTCTATGAACCCATGCTTTCGAAAGATGCCTCTCAAAGTTGTGCAGATTGTCACTTACAATTAGATGGCTTTAGCGATACCAGGAGATTTAGCGAAGGTGTAGAAGGCTTGGAAGGGAAACGTCAGGCGATGGCCATTTTTAATATGGCTTGGCATAATAATAGTTTTTTCTGGGATGGAAGAGCAAAAACATTGAGAGAACAATCACTCATGCCTATTCAAGACCCCCTAGAGATGAATGAGACATTAGAAAATGTAGTAGCAAAACTGGAGGAATCTAAGGTTTACAAAGATCAATTCATAAGAGCTTTTGGTGATGATAAAATTAGTAGCGAGAGAATGGGATTGGCCATGGAACAGTTTATGATGACCATTTTGTCAATGAATAGCAAATACGACCAAGTGCTATTAGGAATTGCAACATTTAGTGAAAGTGAAGCACGTGGTAAAGACTTGTTTTTTACAGAATACGATCCCAATGGTCAGCAAAAAGGAGGAGAGTGTTTTCACTGTCATGCAGGAGTAAATTTCACCAATAACCAATATATGAATAATGGTTTGGACACTGATGTCGATTTTGCTGATGATGGCTATTTTTCTGTCACAGAAAACCCCGCAGACCGAGCTAAATTTAAAGTCCCATCACTTAGGAATATTGCGGCAACAGGACCTTATATGCACGATGGTCGTTTTGAAACCCTAAATCAAGTTTTGGAGCATTATAACAGACATGTAAAAGCCTCTACAACCATTGATGATGCAATGCAATATAATTTAGAACCAGGATTGCAGTTGAATGAACAAGATATAGCAGATTTAAAAGCTTTTTTGATGACGCTTACCGATGAAACATTCTTGAATAACACAGAATATGCCAATCCTTTTCAGAATTAA